The proteins below come from a single Malus sylvestris chromosome 3, drMalSylv7.2, whole genome shotgun sequence genomic window:
- the LOC126616783 gene encoding probable protein phosphatase 2C 25 gives MSCSVALANSPVFSPPSSLFCNKSSMIAPAPETLTSASSPAGLASCSSPSSPSSPFRIRIPKPQSGLSCSGPGSPVSQLKRKRPAKLCIPVVSSGYGTAPPTPLTAGRREVVESDREGHYYVCCKRGRREALEDRYSASLNLEGDSKQAIFGIFDGHGGAKAAEFAAENLSKNILDEVARRGGDEIEEAVKHGYLNTDSDFLKEDFRGGSCCVTALIRNGNLVVSNAGDCRAVLSSGGAAEALTSDHRPSREDEKARIDNLGGYVDLYHGVWRIQGSLAVSRGIGDRHLKQYVTPEPETKVLRIKPEHEFLIMASDGLWDKVSNQEAVDIVRPSCLGADGQPLVACKKLIELSTSRGSFDDISVMVVQLRRYL, from the exons ATGTCGTGCTCCGTCGCACTGGCTAACTCTCCGGTGTTTTCCCCGCCGTCGTCTCTGTTCTGCAACAAATCCTCCATGATCGCTCCGGCTCCAGAAACCCTGACTTCGGCGTCATCACCGGCGGGATTGGCTTCGTGTTCGTCTCCATCTTCGCCGTCTTCGCCGTTTCGGATTCGGATCCCTAAGCCGCAGAGCGGGTTGTCGTGCTCGGGTCCGGGGTCTCCAGTGTCGCAGCTGAAGAGGAAGAGGCCGGCGAAGCTTTGTATTCCAGTGGTGTCCTCGGGATACGGGACTGCTCCGCCGACGCCGTTAACGGCGGGGAGGCGAGAGGTGGTGGAGTCAGATAGAGAAGGACACTACTACGTGTGTTgcaagagagggaggagagaggctTTGGAGGATCGCTACTCAGCTAGTCTTAATCTTGAAGGTGATTCCAAACAG GCGATTTTCGGTATATTCGATGGGCATGGAGGTGCAAAAGCTGCTGAGTTTGCGGCAGAGAACTTGTCAAAGAACATTTTAGATGAAGTTGCGAGGAGGGGTGGTGATGAAATTGAGGAAGCAGTCAAGCATGGTTATCTGAATACCGACTCTGATTTTCTCAAGGAGGATTTCCGTGGTGGATCATGCTGCGTGACGGCTTTGATCAGGAACGGTAACCTTGTTGTGTCCAATGCTGGCGATTGCCGTGCTGTCTTGAGCAGTGGAGGCGCTGCCGAAGCACTCACATCTGATCATCGGCCATCAAGGGAAGACGAGAAAGCCAGAATTGATAACTTG GGTGGATATGTCGATTTATACCACGGTGTTTGGAGAATTCAGGGATCTCTAGCTGTATCGAGAGGAATTGGCGATAGGCACCTTAAACAATATGTAACTCCAGAGCCAGAGACCAAAGTGCTCAGAATCAAACCCGAACACGAGTTCTTAATTATGGCCTCAGACGGATTATGGGATAAG GTTAGCAACCAAGAAGCAGTGGATATCGTACGTCCTTCATGCTTAGGCGCTGACGGGCAGCCGTTGGTGGCTTGCAAAAAGCTGATAGAACTATCTACATCCCGAGGCTCTTTCGACGATATTAGCGTGATGGTAGTCCAATTGAGACGCTACTTATGA